From Helicoverpa zea isolate HzStark_Cry1AcR chromosome 23, ilHelZeax1.1, whole genome shotgun sequence, one genomic window encodes:
- the LOC124641765 gene encoding 28S ribosomal protein S18c, mitochondrial yields MALMKTLLTRFVLPTSSRATAVRFSSSEAKLTTSDDSPVEMENPYKKERRQCILCKLNIKPDYKNYRLLSQFQSPYTGRIYGRHITGLCKAKQDLVENEIKKAQNCALMPYYYKDKVFLKDPKLFDPENPIRSHRF; encoded by the exons atggcCTTAATGAAAACACTGTTGACGCGATTCGTTT TGCCAACCTCGTCCAGAGCAACTGCCGTCAGATTTTCATCTTCCGAAGCAAAATTAACAACTTCCGATGACAGCCCAGTGGAAATGGAGAACCCTTACAAAAAGGAGCGTCGCCAGTGCATTCTctgtaaactaaatataaaacctGACTACAAAAACTACAGATTACTGTCTCAATTCCAGAGCCCTTACACGGGTCGCATTTACGGCCGACATATTACTGGTTTATGTAAAGCTAAGCAAGATTTGGTCGAAAATGAGATAAAAAAGGCACAGAACTGTGCTCTAATGCCTTACTACTACAAAGATAAGGTCTTCCTAAAGGATCCTAAACTCTTTGACCCCGAAAATCCCATCCGATCCCATAGATTCTAA
- the LOC124641842 gene encoding uncharacterized protein LOC124641842 has translation MKNASSLKSNAINSPKTPGGISKSLLTPCRRVGLSRNWKNKGPSPFISPLSGTPQEVKEEKVEIRKRKQRVLEDNVEKTSETCTAGPDEVEVEESKDIDKTPSRNVELPRRKKSKTLLASINKSQEDIITHPEVNNENIDVAVDEDISLKKIGQNYENIEEVSTPVRTKSKKSKKRSPRLKVSTKDAKTDTKITVDPQNEASTDTPDKSSAATTDMVYQVKEKSPNDLRKECIVVIQRKIFKKTEDSMKEEVKDAKSSTQALFDSDSDEVPLIQLNKTETKSKSDIVTEHKQIDNKTEPIPNSNEDDDFIDKSTKINTIKNKDSKPSKNKLKTNKNTKTKPEKVKEQPKPSSQSSFDDDDDFDNSKKTILIRKTYEKVSKPLKAKSTGSITQKDIDELRARIEMKKKLLLAQSINPDTEELRSLIKKWQKGCQEALIELLDLMKTKLHDKQDMDYSQMLQTLKIPPSLVGYDAENDCFNEPNDASIILGQFEGI, from the coding sequence ATGAAGAATGCATCATCGTTAAAGTCTAATGCTATTAATTCGCCGAAGACACCGGGCGGTATAAGTAAGTCTTTACTAACTCCTTGTCGAAGAGTTGGGTTGTCACGAAATTGGAAAAACAAAGGGCCTTCGCCGTTTATATCGCCCTTGTCTGGCACTCCTCAAGAAGTGAAAGAAGAGAAGGTTGAGATCAGGAAGCGGAAACAACGTGTATTGGAGGATAATGTTGAAAAAACATCTGAAACTTGTACTGCTGGCCCTGACGAAGTGGAAGTGGAAGAAAGTAAAGATATAGACAAAACACCATCTAGAAATGTAGAATTACCTCGTAGAAAGAAATCCAAGACACTTTTAGCATCTATTAATAAATCTCAAGAGGACATAATTACTCACCCAGaggtaaataatgaaaatattgatGTAGCTGTAGATGAAGACATTTCTCTTAAAAAAATAGGGCAAAATTACGAAAACATTGAAGAAGTATCAACTCCTGTAAGGACCAAGTCTAAAAAGAGCAAGAAAAGATCCCCAAGACTGAAAGTAAGTACAAAAGATGCTAAAACTGATACAAAAATAACTGTTGATCCACAAAATGAGGCGAGTACTGATACACCTGATAAAAGTTCTGCAGCAACCACAGATATGGTTTACCAAGTCAAAGAAAAGAGTCCCAATGACCTTAGAAAAGAATGTATAGTTGtgatacaaagaaaaatatttaagaaaacagAAGATTCTATGAAAGAAGAAGTTAAAGACGCAAAATCGTCTACTCAAGCATTATTTGATTCAGATTCTGATGAGGTGCCTTTAATACAACTGAATAAAACAGAAACTAAAAGCAAATCGGATATTGTAACTGAACATAAACAAATAGATAATAAGACAGAGCCCATACCAAATTCAAATGAAGATGATGATTTCATAGACAAATCTACTAAAATcaacacaattaaaaataaagactcAAAACCTTCAAAGAATAAACTTAAAACCAACAAAAATACCAAGACCAAACCAGAAAAAGTAAAAGAACAGCCAAAACCATCATCACAATCCTCTtttgatgacgatgatgactttgataacagtaaaaaaacaatacttataaGAAAAACGTACGAGAAAGTTAGTAAGCCGTTGAAAGCTAAATCAACTGGCTCCATAACTCAGAAAGACATTGATGAACTTAGAGCGAGGATAGAAATGAAGAAGAAATTATTGTTAGCTCAATCTATCAATCCTGATACTGAGGAACTCAGAAGTCTAATAAAGAAATGGCAAAAAGGATGCCAGGAAGCTTTAATAGAATTATTAGATCTAATGAAAACTAAACTCCATGATAAACAGGACATGGACTACTCCCAAATGTTGCAAACATTGAAAATTCCACCTTCCTTAGTTGGATATGATGCAGAAAATGATTGTTTTAATGAACCTAATGATGCCAGCATCATTTTAGGCCAGTTTGAAGGCATatag
- the LOC124641843 gene encoding succinate dehydrogenase [ubiquinone] iron-sulfur subunit, mitochondrial-like, whose protein sequence is MPLLRLTTGTFGQLRTFATSPALGKRVKTFAVYRWNPDEPDKKPYTQNYEVDLDDCAPMVLDALLKIKNEMDPTLTFRRSCREGVCGSCAMNIDGVNTLACISHIDTNLSKPSKIYPLPHMYVVKDLVPDLTNFYRQYQSIEPWLQRDKEAAKGKETQLLQDVEDRAKLDGLYECVLCACCSTSCPSYWWNGDKYLGPAVLMQAYRWIIDSRDDATDKRLSKLKDTYSVYRCHTIMNCTRTCPKGLNPGRAIAQIKTLLSGIVKKQPPIMDPAGLEKQAAHN, encoded by the coding sequence aTGCCGCTGCTGAGGTTGACAACGGGTACTTTCGGCCAGCTACGCACTTTCGCGACGTCACCAGCCCTTGGGAAGAGAGTGAAAACCTTCGCCGTGTACCGCTGGAACCCCGATGAGCCCGACAAGAAGCCCTACACCCAGAATTATGAGGTGGATTTGGACGATTGCGCGCCCATGGTGTTGGACGCCTtgctgaaaattaaaaatgaaatggaCCCGACGCTGACGTTCAGGCGCTCATGCCGCGAGGGTGTGTGTGGTTCCTGTGCCATGAACATCGACGGTGTGAACACACTGGCGTGCATCAGCCACATCGATACGAACTTGAGCAAGCCTTCCAAGATCTACCCATTGCCTCATATGTACGTGGTAAAAGACCTCGTGCCAGATCTGACGAACTTTTACCGCCAGTACCAGTCGATAGAGCCGTGGCTGCAGCGCGACAAGGAGGCGGCTAAAGGTAAGGAGACTCAGCTGCTGCAGGATGTCGAGGACCGTGCCAAGCTGGACGGACTCTACGAGTGCGTGCTGTGCGCCTGCTGCTCCACCAGCTGTCCCTCGTACTGGTGGAACGGCGACAAGTACCTCGGCCCCGCAGTCCTCATGCAGGCCTACAGGTGGATCATCGACTCCCGCGACGACGCCACTGACAAACGTCTCTCCAAGCTTAAGGACACATACTCTGTGTACCGGTGTCACACCATCATGAACTGCACACGAACATGCCCCAAGGGCTTGAACCCTGGCCGTGCTATTGCCCAGATCAAGACCCTGCTGTCAGGTATTGTCAAGAAGCAGCCACCGATCATGGACCCTGCAGGTCTTGAGAAGCAGGCAGCCCACAACTAA